In one Synechococcales cyanobacterium T60_A2020_003 genomic region, the following are encoded:
- a CDS encoding 4-hydroxy-tetrahydrodipicolinate reductase has translation MTTQAPIPVVVNGAAGKMGREVIKAIAQAEDMTLIAALDRNPTLMGQDVGEVAGCGPLEVPILADMEATLAMAAQEKQLPVVVDFTHPDSVYNNVRSAIAYGVRPVVGTTGLSPEQIAELADFADKSSLGCLIIPNFSIGVVLLQQAAIQASRYFDHVEIIELHHNQKADAPSGTAIQTAQMLEEMGKAFNPPLVNEAETLTGARGARTNEGIHIHSVRLPGLIAHQEVIFGAPGQIYTLRHDTSDRACYMPGVLLSIRKVIELKSLVYGLEKIL, from the coding sequence ATGACAACACAAGCGCCAATTCCGGTGGTGGTCAACGGAGCGGCGGGAAAAATGGGGCGCGAGGTCATTAAGGCGATCGCCCAAGCCGAAGACATGACCCTGATTGCAGCGCTCGATCGCAATCCGACACTCATGGGGCAAGATGTGGGGGAAGTAGCAGGCTGTGGGCCGCTAGAAGTACCGATTTTGGCGGACATGGAAGCGACCCTGGCGATGGCGGCGCAGGAAAAGCAGTTACCCGTGGTGGTGGACTTTACCCACCCCGACTCGGTGTACAACAATGTGCGATCGGCGATCGCCTATGGGGTGCGTCCAGTGGTGGGGACAACGGGACTCAGTCCAGAGCAAATCGCTGAACTGGCCGACTTTGCCGACAAGTCTAGCTTGGGGTGTTTGATTATTCCTAACTTTTCGATTGGGGTGGTCTTACTCCAGCAGGCCGCAATTCAAGCCTCTCGCTATTTCGATCACGTCGAAATCATCGAACTGCATCACAACCAAAAGGCGGATGCACCGAGCGGAACGGCCATTCAAACGGCCCAAATGCTGGAAGAGATGGGGAAAGCCTTCAACCCGCCCCTGGTCAACGAAGCGGAAACCCTGACCGGAGCCAGAGGTGCACGGACAAACGAGGGCATTCACATTCACAGCGTCCGTTTGCCGGGACTGATTGCCCACCAAGAGGTCATCTTCGGTGCCCCCGGACAGATTTACACCCTCCGCCACGATACGAGCGATCGCGCTTGCTACATGCCAGGGGTACTCCTCTCGATTCGAAAGGTGATCGAACTCAAGAGTTTAGTCTACGGTCTGGAAAAAATTCTCTAG